The proteins below are encoded in one region of Amycolatopsis magusensis:
- the argS gene encoding arginine--tRNA ligase, with translation MTPADLAALVRTSAVDVLTARGLDPAVLPDAVTIERPRNPEHGDYATNLALQVAKKAGLKPRDFADALAESLAKADGVEAAEVAGPGFLNLRLGASAQGAQISQVLAAGKAYGRGDALGGLKINLEFVSANPTGPIHLGGTRWAAVGDALGRVLTAQGAEVTREYYFNDAGAQIDRFVRSLIAAAKGEPAPEDGYAGTYISDVAAEVLRQEPSALSLPEAERHETFRKVGIELMFSEIKKALHEFGTDFDVFFHENSLHENGEVDRLVAKLKDEGTLYFDDGAWWLRTTDHGDDKDRVVIKQDGHPAYIAGDIAYLHDKRQRGFDLCIYMLGADHHGYVTRLKAAAASLGDDPAVVEVLIGQMVNLVSDGKPVRMSKRAGTVITMDDLVEAVGVDAARYELARYSVDSTLDIDLDLLRKHSNENPVYYVQYAHARLASLQRNAAELGLKAGERPDLGLLTHPREGDLIRTIGEFPEMLRKAAELREPHRVARYLESLASAYHKFYDVARVLPQGGEDPTPLTFARLALCEAARQVLANGLELLGVSAPERM, from the coding sequence GTGACTCCCGCCGATCTCGCCGCACTTGTCCGAACCTCCGCCGTGGACGTCCTGACTGCCCGTGGTCTCGACCCGGCGGTGCTGCCCGACGCGGTGACGATCGAGCGACCCCGCAACCCCGAGCACGGAGATTACGCGACGAACCTGGCGCTGCAGGTGGCGAAGAAGGCCGGGCTCAAACCGCGGGACTTCGCCGACGCGCTGGCCGAGTCGCTCGCCAAGGCGGACGGCGTCGAAGCCGCCGAGGTGGCCGGGCCCGGCTTCCTCAACCTCCGGCTCGGCGCGAGCGCCCAGGGCGCCCAGATCAGCCAGGTGCTCGCCGCGGGCAAGGCGTACGGCCGCGGTGACGCGCTGGGCGGGCTCAAGATCAACCTCGAGTTCGTCTCGGCCAACCCGACCGGGCCGATCCACCTCGGCGGCACCCGCTGGGCCGCCGTCGGCGACGCGCTGGGCCGGGTGCTGACCGCGCAGGGCGCCGAGGTCACCCGCGAGTACTACTTCAACGACGCCGGCGCGCAGATCGACCGGTTCGTCAGGTCCCTGATCGCCGCCGCGAAGGGCGAGCCCGCGCCGGAGGACGGCTACGCGGGCACCTACATCAGCGACGTCGCCGCCGAGGTGCTGCGCCAGGAGCCCAGCGCGCTGTCGCTGCCCGAGGCCGAGCGGCACGAGACCTTCCGCAAGGTCGGCATCGAGCTGATGTTCAGCGAGATCAAGAAGGCGCTGCACGAGTTCGGCACCGACTTCGACGTGTTCTTCCACGAGAACTCGCTGCACGAGAACGGCGAGGTCGACCGGCTGGTGGCGAAGCTCAAGGACGAGGGCACGCTGTACTTCGACGACGGTGCCTGGTGGCTGCGCACCACCGACCACGGGGACGACAAGGACCGCGTGGTGATCAAGCAGGACGGCCACCCGGCCTACATCGCCGGGGACATCGCCTACCTGCACGACAAGCGCCAGCGCGGCTTCGACCTGTGCATCTACATGCTCGGCGCGGACCACCACGGCTACGTCACCCGGCTGAAGGCGGCCGCCGCCTCGCTGGGCGACGACCCGGCCGTGGTCGAGGTGCTGATCGGGCAGATGGTCAACCTGGTCAGCGACGGCAAGCCGGTGCGGATGAGCAAGCGCGCGGGCACCGTGATCACCATGGACGACCTGGTCGAGGCGGTCGGCGTGGACGCCGCCCGCTACGAGCTGGCCAGGTACTCGGTCGACTCCACCCTGGACATCGACCTGGACCTGCTGCGCAAGCACAGCAACGAAAACCCGGTCTACTACGTGCAGTACGCACACGCGCGGCTGGCCTCGCTGCAGCGCAACGCCGCCGAGCTGGGCCTCAAGGCCGGCGAGCGGCCGGACCTCGGCCTGCTCACCCACCCGCGGGAAGGTGACCTGATCCGAACGATCGGCGAATTCCCGGAAATGTTGAGGAAGGCGGCGGAACTGCGGGAACCGCACCGCGTCGCCCGGTACCTGGAGAGCCTCGCGAGCGCCTACCACAAGTTCTACGACGTGGCCCGCGTGCTGCCGCAGGGCGGGGAGGACCCCACGCCGCTCACCTTCGCCCGCCTCGCGCTCTGCGAGGCCGCGCGCCAGGTGCTCGCCAACGGTCTCGAACTGCTGGGCGTTTCGGCGCCGGAACGGATGTAG
- a CDS encoding DUF3105 domain-containing protein: protein MNSRTTALVIALVGVLLAGAALTGVALLTAERAVAGQARVSERDLRLAAFMPSEANPDPSTAIPGVVRQSYDPGLHVAAPQRIAYDHSPPFGGRHDQVWAACNGVVYPEGVRTEHLVHSLEHGAVWIAYDPDRVTGAERAKLAERVEGKPYLVMSPYPGLDQPISLQSWGHQLKVASADDERIDQFVTALLLNPSTFPEPGAPCDPGPGGFDQDAPPPFDPTPPGPDAQPPI, encoded by the coding sequence ATGAATTCGAGGACGACGGCGCTGGTCATCGCGCTGGTGGGGGTACTGCTGGCGGGTGCCGCGCTGACCGGCGTGGCGCTGCTCACCGCGGAGCGGGCGGTGGCCGGGCAGGCGAGGGTTTCCGAGCGGGACCTGCGGCTCGCGGCGTTCATGCCGTCGGAGGCCAACCCGGATCCGTCGACCGCCATCCCGGGGGTCGTGCGGCAGTCATACGACCCCGGGTTGCACGTGGCCGCACCCCAGCGGATCGCCTACGACCACTCCCCGCCCTTCGGCGGCAGGCACGACCAGGTCTGGGCCGCGTGCAACGGCGTGGTCTACCCGGAAGGGGTACGGACCGAGCACCTCGTGCACTCGCTCGAACACGGCGCGGTGTGGATCGCGTACGACCCGGACCGGGTGACCGGCGCCGAGCGCGCGAAGCTGGCCGAGCGCGTCGAGGGCAAGCCGTACCTGGTGATGTCGCCCTACCCCGGGCTGGACCAGCCGATCTCGCTGCAGTCCTGGGGTCACCAGCTGAAGGTCGCCTCGGCCGACGACGAGCGCATCGATCAGTTCGTCACCGCGCTGCTGCTGAACCCGTCGACCTTCCCCGAACCCGGCGCCCCCTGCGACCCCGGCCCCGGTGGCTTCGACCAGGACGCGCCGCCGCCGTTCGACCCGACTCCGCCAGGACCGGACGCGCAGCCGCCGATCTAG
- a CDS encoding DUF3105 domain-containing protein, with amino-acid sequence MASGTKKKGRPTNAVKSARGSVVAKKGTPWGTIIAVVAILALAGVVFGYYYVNSADKREQKTREEAAAAFAPSAENPDPSLKIPGIVTKQYEASVHILPTERVAYDQTPAFGGPHDGFWAACTGIVYPNAVRTENMVHSLEHGAVWIAYNPDQVTGDAVNKLRVRAEGKPYTMMSPFPGLDKPVSLQAWGHQLKLDSVDDERIDQFIAALRLNPSTYPEQGASCDAMGPGRFDVDAPPAFDATPPGPDAKPMDYKGSEGAEQESTGMPGGVPGGVPGGTPPVGQQPPAGG; translated from the coding sequence ATGGCAAGCGGCACGAAGAAAAAGGGCAGGCCGACGAACGCCGTGAAGTCGGCCCGGGGCTCCGTGGTGGCCAAGAAGGGCACCCCGTGGGGCACGATCATCGCGGTGGTGGCGATCCTGGCGCTCGCCGGGGTGGTGTTCGGCTACTACTACGTCAACTCGGCGGACAAGCGCGAGCAGAAGACGCGTGAGGAAGCGGCCGCCGCCTTCGCGCCGTCGGCGGAGAACCCGGACCCGTCGCTGAAGATCCCCGGCATCGTCACCAAGCAGTACGAGGCCAGCGTGCACATCCTCCCCACCGAGCGCGTGGCCTACGACCAGACCCCGGCCTTCGGCGGTCCGCACGACGGGTTCTGGGCGGCCTGCACCGGCATCGTCTACCCGAACGCGGTGCGCACCGAGAACATGGTGCACTCGCTGGAGCACGGCGCGGTCTGGATCGCCTACAACCCCGACCAGGTCACCGGTGACGCGGTCAACAAGCTGCGCGTGCGGGCCGAGGGCAAGCCGTACACGATGATGTCGCCGTTCCCCGGCCTGGACAAGCCGGTCTCCCTGCAGGCGTGGGGTCACCAGCTCAAGCTCGACTCGGTCGACGACGAGCGCATCGACCAGTTCATCGCCGCGCTGCGGCTGAACCCGAGCACCTACCCCGAGCAGGGCGCGTCCTGCGACGCCATGGGCCCGGGCCGCTTCGACGTGGACGCGCCGCCCGCCTTCGACGCGACGCCGCCGGGACCGGACGCCAAGCCCATGGACTACAAGGGTTCCGAGGGCGCCGAGCAGGAAAGCACCGGCATGCCGGGCGGGGTCCCGGGCGGCGTGCCCGGTGGCACGCCCCCGGTCGGGCAGCAGCCCCCGGCCGGCGGATGA
- a CDS encoding DUF305 domain-containing protein: MSSAFPEEDQERAEFGEPRPAWSRVVILGAATLAVLLLGATIGMFLTQSLGQDAETAAPSPGVVEVGFAQDMAVHHLQAVTMANWARDHSTDPQVQQLAFDIASTQLEQVGRMKGWLMLWNKPEQAIGGYMTWMTDSPGHAHGGHGAAATGPATPAGLMPGMATNDELAKLRSLSGKELDVYFLQLMLRHHQGGTEMAQYTQDHSGLAAVKSLTNSILKSQSAEARVMTGMLADRGATPLPFS; the protein is encoded by the coding sequence ATGAGTTCGGCTTTCCCCGAAGAGGACCAGGAGCGGGCGGAGTTCGGCGAACCCCGCCCGGCCTGGTCCCGGGTGGTCATCCTGGGCGCCGCGACGCTCGCGGTGCTCCTTCTCGGCGCGACCATCGGCATGTTCCTCACCCAGTCGCTCGGCCAGGACGCCGAAACCGCGGCACCCTCGCCCGGGGTGGTGGAGGTCGGGTTCGCGCAGGACATGGCGGTGCACCACCTCCAGGCGGTCACCATGGCCAACTGGGCGCGTGACCACTCCACCGACCCGCAGGTGCAGCAGCTCGCCTTCGACATCGCCAGCACCCAGCTCGAGCAGGTCGGGCGGATGAAGGGCTGGCTGATGCTGTGGAACAAGCCGGAGCAGGCCATCGGCGGGTACATGACCTGGATGACCGACTCGCCTGGGCACGCCCACGGCGGCCACGGCGCTGCCGCCACCGGTCCCGCCACGCCCGCCGGGTTGATGCCGGGCATGGCCACCAACGACGAACTGGCGAAGCTGAGGTCGTTGTCCGGCAAGGAACTCGACGTCTACTTCCTGCAGCTGATGCTCCGCCACCACCAGGGCGGCACGGAGATGGCGCAGTACACCCAGGACCACAGCGGCCTGGCCGCGGTGAAGTCGCTGACGAACAGCATCCTCAAGTCGCAGAGCGCCGAGGCCCGCGTGATGACCGGCATGCTCGCCGACCGCGGTGCCACCCCGCTGCCGTTCAGCTGA
- a CDS encoding RNA polymerase sigma factor, whose product MPAEVEGLLRGLAPQVLGAVVRRFGNFDTAEDAVQEALLAATTQWPDSGIPDNPRGWLITVASRRLTDLLRSEYARRRREETVARQVLPEEWLAPPADRPEKASDDTLVLLFLCCHPSLSPASQIALTLRAVGGLTTAEIARAFLVPEATMTRRISRAKQRIKDSGVPFGVPAGPDRLAAVLHVLYLIFNEGYASTAGPELQRTELTAEAIRLARLLHDLLPGDSEVTGLLALMLLTDARRAARTGPDGALVPMAEQDRGRWNADNIAEGIELITAALPDGPVGEYQLQAAIAAVHDEAPSAEETDWPQIVALYEALLRLSDNPVVALNHSVAVAMAKGPRAGLELLAAVEERLPGDHRVDAVRGHLLELSGERAAARESYVAAANRATSLPQQRYLHRRAGMLS is encoded by the coding sequence ATGCCCGCCGAGGTCGAGGGCCTGCTGCGCGGTCTCGCGCCGCAGGTCCTCGGCGCGGTGGTCCGCCGGTTCGGCAACTTCGACACCGCCGAGGACGCGGTCCAGGAGGCGCTGCTCGCGGCGACCACGCAGTGGCCGGACAGCGGCATCCCGGACAACCCACGCGGCTGGCTGATCACCGTCGCCTCCCGGCGGCTGACCGACCTGCTGCGCAGCGAGTACGCCCGCCGCCGCCGCGAGGAAACCGTCGCCCGGCAGGTGCTGCCCGAGGAATGGCTGGCACCGCCAGCGGACCGGCCCGAAAAGGCCTCGGACGACACGCTGGTGCTGCTGTTCCTGTGCTGCCACCCGTCGCTGTCCCCAGCCTCGCAGATCGCGCTCACCCTGCGCGCGGTCGGCGGCCTGACCACCGCCGAGATCGCCAGGGCCTTCCTGGTCCCGGAAGCCACGATGACCCGGCGCATCAGCCGGGCCAAGCAGCGCATCAAGGACAGCGGCGTCCCGTTCGGCGTGCCGGCGGGCCCGGACCGGCTCGCCGCCGTGCTGCACGTGCTCTACCTGATCTTCAACGAGGGGTACGCCAGCACCGCGGGCCCCGAACTGCAGCGGACCGAACTCACCGCCGAGGCGATCCGGCTGGCGCGCCTGCTGCACGACCTCCTGCCCGGCGACAGCGAAGTGACCGGGCTGCTCGCGTTGATGCTGCTCACCGACGCCCGTCGCGCGGCCCGCACCGGACCCGACGGCGCGCTGGTACCGATGGCCGAACAGGACCGCGGCCGCTGGAACGCGGACAACATCGCCGAGGGCATCGAGCTGATCACCGCCGCGCTGCCGGACGGCCCGGTGGGCGAATACCAGCTGCAGGCGGCGATCGCGGCCGTGCACGACGAGGCCCCCAGCGCCGAGGAGACCGACTGGCCGCAGATCGTCGCGCTGTACGAAGCGCTCCTGCGGTTGTCCGACAACCCGGTGGTGGCGTTGAACCACAGCGTCGCGGTCGCGATGGCCAAGGGACCGCGAGCCGGGCTGGAACTCCTTGCGGCAGTGGAAGAACGGCTCCCGGGCGATCACCGCGTGGACGCCGTCCGGGGGCACCTGCTGGAGCTGTCCGGGGAGAGGGCCGCGGCGCGTGAGTCCTATGTGGCCGCGGCGAACCGGGCGACGAGCCTGCCGCAGCAGCGGTATCTGCACCGCCGGGCGGGAATGCTCAGCTGA
- a CDS encoding YciI family protein, which yields MKYMILSYGSQQHYDAMAGKGEFQAEDFGDLHAFMGKFNAELEASGELVETRGLHEPVHTRRVQGAKDGTPVWTDGPYAETQEVLAGYWIVECESFDRATEIAARLADCPVPAGFDDDAYADVRPLVESAADLNF from the coding sequence ATGAAGTACATGATCCTGAGCTACGGCTCGCAGCAGCACTACGACGCCATGGCGGGCAAGGGCGAGTTCCAGGCCGAGGACTTCGGCGACCTGCACGCCTTCATGGGCAAGTTCAACGCCGAACTGGAAGCCTCCGGCGAGCTGGTCGAGACCCGCGGCCTGCACGAGCCCGTGCACACCCGCCGCGTGCAGGGCGCCAAGGACGGCACTCCCGTGTGGACGGACGGCCCCTACGCCGAGACGCAGGAAGTGCTGGCCGGCTACTGGATCGTCGAGTGCGAGAGCTTCGACCGGGCCACCGAGATCGCCGCGCGGCTGGCCGACTGCCCGGTGCCCGCCGGGTTCGACGACGATGCCTACGCGGACGTCCGGCCCCTCGTGGAATCCGCCGCGGACCTGAACTTCTGA
- a CDS encoding B3/B4 domain-containing protein, with translation MSTFRHADALWADFPQLVPAVLHVEHTVARRDLTEYYEIAERRLEGTTEAQLPEIQAWRRAFGQLGLKPTQYRCASESLLRRFRKEKSLPGIHPVIDLCNAVSLAYAIPIAVLDLARITGDLEVRYATGDEEYLTFGGEVEHPQPGEVVFADEAGHAHARRWTNRQSGRSAVSDRTETVLIVAEALHETAVDDVKALVSALEHELGHPRRAILSRADPEFRY, from the coding sequence ATGAGCACCTTCCGCCACGCCGACGCCCTCTGGGCCGACTTCCCGCAGCTCGTTCCCGCTGTCCTGCACGTCGAGCACACCGTGGCCCGGCGGGACCTCACCGAGTACTACGAGATCGCCGAGAGGCGGCTCGAAGGCACCACCGAAGCGCAGCTGCCCGAGATCCAAGCCTGGCGGCGGGCCTTCGGGCAGCTCGGGCTCAAGCCGACGCAGTACCGTTGCGCCTCCGAGTCGCTGCTCCGCCGGTTCCGCAAGGAGAAGTCGCTCCCGGGCATCCACCCGGTGATCGACCTGTGCAACGCGGTCTCGCTCGCCTATGCCATCCCGATCGCGGTGCTCGACCTCGCGCGGATCACCGGCGACCTCGAGGTCCGCTACGCCACCGGCGACGAGGAGTACCTGACGTTCGGCGGCGAGGTCGAGCATCCGCAGCCCGGTGAGGTGGTGTTCGCCGACGAGGCCGGGCATGCCCACGCCCGCCGCTGGACCAATCGTCAGAGCGGGCGCTCGGCGGTCAGCGACCGGACCGAGACCGTGCTGATCGTCGCGGAGGCGTTGCACGAGACCGCGGTCGACGACGTGAAAGCCCTGGTCAGTGCCCTCGAACACGAACTCGGCCACCCCAGGAGGGCGATCCTCAGCCGGGCCGATCCGGAATTCCGCTACTGA
- a CDS encoding LysE family translocator, translated as MSIEFLLTALVIVATPGTGVLFTVAAGLSRGVRASAVAAFACTLGTLPHLLAALTGLAALLHTSATAFEVLKYLGVAYLLYLAWATVRDKSTFEPQENVPVSPLKVITTGVLANILNPKLTIFFVAFLPQFVQPGEPVWRMVEMSAVFTALTLVVFLGYGAFAAAVRDHIIARPKVLAWTRRSFAAAFAGLGFKLAVTEA; from the coding sequence GTGAGCATCGAGTTCCTCCTGACAGCACTGGTCATCGTGGCCACCCCCGGCACCGGCGTGCTCTTCACGGTGGCGGCCGGGCTCAGCCGCGGGGTGCGCGCGAGTGCGGTGGCCGCGTTCGCGTGCACCCTCGGCACCCTGCCCCACCTGCTCGCGGCGCTCACCGGGCTGGCCGCGCTCCTGCACACCAGCGCCACCGCCTTCGAGGTGCTGAAATACCTCGGCGTCGCCTACCTGCTGTACCTCGCGTGGGCCACTGTTCGAGACAAATCGACGTTCGAGCCGCAGGAAAATGTCCCGGTTTCCCCGCTCAAGGTGATCACCACCGGGGTACTGGCCAACATCTTGAATCCCAAGCTGACCATTTTCTTCGTCGCGTTCCTGCCCCAATTCGTCCAGCCCGGCGAGCCGGTGTGGCGCATGGTGGAAATGAGCGCGGTCTTCACCGCGCTCACGCTGGTCGTCTTCCTCGGCTACGGCGCCTTTGCCGCCGCCGTGCGCGACCACATCATCGCCAGACCGAAGGTGCTCGCCTGGACCCGACGCAGTTTCGCCGCCGCGTTCGCCGGGCTGGGCTTCAAGCTGGCGGTGACCGAGGCATGA
- a CDS encoding cation diffusion facilitator family transporter, protein MGHGHGHGQVPAGGASGRYVRALTAALLIGAAFMVLEFAVGFATSSLALISDAAHMFTDVLGVGMALTAILLARRSGPTFSRTFGLYRAEVLAALANAVLLFGVAGYVLYEAISRITDPPAVPGWPVMIVAAVGLGANVVSFLLLRAGAKESINVRGAYLEVMADMIGSFGVLLSGLITLTTGWRYADPLIGVAIGLFVLPRTWTLARRALRILFQHAPQGVDVGRISEELAALPGVTDVHDLHVWTLTSGMEVASAHLTIESAAVHCDVLVEAQNLLAGTYGIEHATLQVEPRESARRCSEMSW, encoded by the coding sequence ATGGGCCACGGACACGGCCACGGGCAGGTGCCCGCGGGAGGTGCGTCGGGCAGGTACGTGCGTGCGTTGACCGCCGCGCTGCTGATCGGCGCGGCTTTCATGGTGCTGGAGTTCGCGGTCGGCTTCGCGACCTCCTCGCTGGCGCTGATCTCCGACGCCGCGCACATGTTCACCGACGTGCTCGGCGTGGGCATGGCGCTCACCGCGATCCTGCTCGCCCGTCGCAGCGGGCCGACCTTCAGCCGCACCTTCGGGCTCTACCGCGCCGAGGTGCTCGCGGCGCTCGCCAACGCGGTGCTGCTCTTCGGCGTGGCCGGGTACGTGCTCTACGAGGCCATCAGCCGGATCACCGACCCACCCGCAGTCCCCGGGTGGCCGGTGATGATCGTCGCGGCCGTCGGGCTGGGCGCCAACGTGGTGTCGTTCCTGCTCCTGCGTGCGGGCGCCAAGGAGAGCATCAACGTCCGCGGCGCCTACCTCGAAGTCATGGCCGACATGATCGGCTCGTTCGGGGTGCTGCTCAGCGGGCTCATCACGCTGACCACCGGCTGGCGCTACGCCGACCCGCTCATCGGTGTCGCCATCGGCCTCTTCGTGCTCCCCCGCACCTGGACCCTGGCCCGCCGGGCGCTGCGCATCCTCTTCCAGCACGCCCCGCAGGGCGTCGACGTCGGCCGGATCAGCGAGGAGCTCGCGGCCCTGCCCGGGGTCACCGACGTCCACGACCTGCACGTGTGGACGCTCACCTCCGGCATGGAGGTCGCCTCCGCCCACCTCACCATCGAGTCGGCCGCGGTGCACTGCGACGTGCTCGTCGAGGCCCAGAACCTGCTCGCCGGCACCTACGGCATCGAACACGCCACGCTGCAGGTCGAGCCGAGGGAATCGGCCCGACGCTGCAGCGAGATGTCCTGGTAG
- a CDS encoding ABC transporter permease has translation MTTTPTATRARVARSAQRQGALVILVVAVVASTFAFDSFGTAGNLTNIALQASFLAVVALGMTFVIMTGGIDLSVGSVFALGGVLAAWGAQYGTWVAILLPLLVCGAIGLVQGLIIARGGLPPFIVTLAGLLFARGVLLLISDEGATTYKVPPDSAFRELAQGSLFGIGYPIWIVVVAFGIGALVLHRTTYGSTVLAIGGQEDAADLMGLPVVRAKVVTYLASGLLAGFGGLLIASYTSSGVTVLGVGMELEVISAVVLGGTLLTGGAGTILGTLVGVLLLQVIKNVINQVGSLNSNWQAVVSGTILLIVVTLQRWLSRQVK, from the coding sequence ATGACGACCACGCCCACGGCCACCCGCGCGAGGGTGGCGCGCTCGGCGCAACGCCAGGGCGCACTGGTGATCCTGGTGGTCGCGGTCGTCGCCTCCACCTTCGCCTTCGATTCCTTCGGCACCGCCGGCAACCTGACGAACATCGCGCTGCAGGCCTCGTTCCTGGCCGTGGTCGCGCTCGGCATGACCTTCGTGATCATGACCGGTGGCATCGACCTCTCGGTCGGCTCGGTGTTCGCGCTCGGCGGGGTGCTGGCCGCCTGGGGCGCGCAGTACGGCACCTGGGTGGCGATCCTGTTGCCACTGCTGGTGTGCGGGGCGATCGGGCTGGTGCAGGGGCTGATCATCGCGCGCGGCGGGCTGCCGCCGTTCATCGTCACGCTGGCCGGCCTGCTGTTCGCCCGCGGGGTGCTGCTGCTGATCAGCGACGAGGGCGCCACCACGTACAAGGTGCCGCCGGATTCGGCCTTCCGCGAACTGGCGCAGGGCAGCCTTTTCGGCATCGGCTACCCGATCTGGATCGTGGTGGTCGCGTTCGGGATCGGCGCGCTGGTGCTGCACCGGACCACGTACGGCTCGACCGTGCTGGCGATCGGCGGGCAGGAGGACGCGGCCGACCTGATGGGCCTGCCGGTGGTCCGCGCGAAGGTGGTCACCTACCTGGCGTCGGGGCTGCTGGCCGGGTTCGGCGGGCTGCTGATCGCCTCGTACACCTCGTCCGGGGTGACCGTGCTCGGCGTCGGCATGGAGCTGGAGGTGATCTCCGCGGTGGTGCTCGGCGGCACGCTGCTCACCGGCGGCGCGGGCACCATCCTCGGCACGCTGGTCGGCGTGCTGCTGCTCCAGGTGATCAAGAACGTGATCAACCAGGTCGGCTCGCTGAACTCGAACTGGCAGGCGGTGGTCAGCGGGACGATCCTGCTGATCGTGGTCACCCTGCAGCGCTGGCTCTCGCGCCAGGTGAAGTAG
- a CDS encoding ABC transporter permease, giving the protein MSRFDKDWVRRNGVYVALVLLLLINIAITDNFVSAGTLRLQLIQVAPVLLVALGMALVIGTEGIDLSVGAVMAIAAALVPLYIGYGTVGALLISVLAGAVTGVLAGVLVAKVGVQPIIATLGIMVAGRGLANVFGGEIKSIRDPGMVELGTGDLLGIPYVVLIAAVVAALAWFLVRRSTYGRQLVAIGGNKRAAELAGLPVKRVLITTYVICGLLAALAGVLMAARSQASDPTKLGMLVELSAITAVVIGGTPLSGGQVRIAGTIAGALLMQLITATLIFHDIPDSTAQVAQAVIVVAAVYVQLGRKKARKKTGQKVTT; this is encoded by the coding sequence ATGAGCCGGTTCGACAAGGACTGGGTGCGGCGCAACGGTGTCTACGTGGCACTGGTGTTGCTGCTGCTGATCAACATCGCGATCACCGACAACTTCGTCAGCGCGGGCACGCTGCGGCTGCAGTTGATCCAGGTGGCGCCGGTGCTGCTGGTGGCGCTGGGCATGGCGCTGGTGATCGGCACCGAGGGCATCGACCTGTCGGTCGGCGCGGTGATGGCGATCGCGGCGGCGCTGGTCCCGCTCTACATCGGGTACGGCACGGTGGGCGCGCTGCTGATCTCCGTGCTGGCCGGGGCGGTGACCGGGGTGCTGGCCGGGGTGCTGGTGGCGAAGGTCGGCGTGCAGCCGATCATCGCCACGCTCGGCATCATGGTCGCCGGGCGCGGGCTGGCCAACGTGTTCGGCGGGGAGATCAAGAGCATCCGCGACCCGGGCATGGTCGAGCTGGGCACCGGTGACCTGCTCGGCATCCCGTACGTGGTGCTGATCGCGGCCGTGGTCGCCGCGCTGGCCTGGTTCCTGGTCCGGCGGTCGACCTACGGGCGGCAACTGGTGGCCATCGGCGGCAACAAGCGCGCCGCGGAACTCGCCGGGCTGCCGGTCAAGCGCGTGCTGATCACCACCTACGTGATCTGCGGGCTGCTCGCCGCGCTGGCCGGGGTGCTGATGGCGGCGCGGTCGCAGGCCAGTGACCCGACGAAGCTCGGCATGCTGGTGGAGCTGTCCGCGATCACCGCGGTGGTGATCGGCGGCACGCCGCTGTCCGGCGGGCAGGTGCGCATCGCCGGCACCATCGCCGGCGCGCTGCTGATGCAGTTGATCACCGCGACGCTGATCTTCCACGACATCCCCGACTCCACCGCGCAGGTGGCGCAGGCGGTGATCGTGGTGGCCGCGGTCTACGTGCAGCTCGGCCGGAAGAAGGCACGGAAGAAGACCGGGCAGAAGGTGACGACATGA